A window of the Coregonus clupeaformis isolate EN_2021a unplaced genomic scaffold, ASM2061545v1 scaf1058, whole genome shotgun sequence genome harbors these coding sequences:
- the LOC123486195 gene encoding zinc finger protein with KRAB and SCAN domains 1-like produces MVHSREDGDGDALDTGGDDPSCSYATEMDPGNISLGLETQTDLSRGDWNQYSSSVYSEGCQDKKGEGLVIDEVTVKVEDNDSPTWNADNHFGDGHSQGRYFLDYRERLKTNPNVATHSPLYAFGDRDPVSTSMGPSDSHGHVLFDQVLHSNDSARAQAREGGATSCNSKEKQFLCMFCNKGFSSPQNVDIHQRVHRGVKPFSCTQCHMRFAQSSDLKRHQRVHIGVKPFSCTQCHMRFTQSSDLKRHQRVHTGEKPYSCPQCHMSFTQAGSLKRHLKVHTGERPFACPHCGKRFSERRYLRIHQQKNHSTL; encoded by the coding sequence ATGGTTCATTCTCGTGAGGATGGTGATGGTGACGCATTAGACACTGGCGGTGATGATCCGTCTTGTTCTTACGCTACAGAGATGGACCCTGGCAACATATCCTTGGGTTtagagacacagactgatctgtctagaggggactggaaccagtacagtagtagtgtatactctgaagggtgccaAGATAAGAAAGGGGAGGGTCTGGTCATAGATGAAgtgactgtgaaagtggaggACAACGATTCTCCTACATGGAATGCAGATAATCACTTCGGAGACGGACACTCACAGGGAAGATATTTCTTAGATTACAGGGAAAGATTAAAGACAAATCCAAATGTTGCGACCCACTCGCCTTTATACGCGTTCGGGGACCGTGACCCAGTGTCCACGTCGATGGGGCCTTCCGATTCACACGGCCACGTCCTTTTCGATCAGGTATTGCACTCAAACGACAGTGCTAGAGCCCAGGCTCGGGAAGGGGGAGCAACATCATGCAATAGTAAAGAGAAACAgttcctctgcatgttctgtaacaaaggcttcagcaGCCCCCAGAATGTGGATATTCACCAGAGGGTCCACAGAGGGGTtaaacccttcagctgtacccagtgtcacatgcgcttcgcCCAGTCTAgtgacctgaagaggcaccagagggtccacataggggtgaaacccttcagctgtacccagtgtcacatgcgcttcaCCCAGTCTAgtgacctgaagaggcaccagagggtccatacaggggagaaaccctacagctgcccccagtgtCACATGAGCTTCACCCAGGCTGGCAGCCTGAAGaggcacctgaaggtccacacgggaGAAAGGCCGTTTGCCTGTCCGCactgcgggaagaggttctcagagaggagataccttaggatacaccagcagaaaaaccaTTCCACTCTATGA